From the Clostridium sp. Marseille-P299 genome, one window contains:
- a CDS encoding DUF4956 domain-containing protein, translating to MLDSLFKGIFDTDMTRVISVSDFLLCIGCSLVIGLILAAMYMYRTRYTKSFVITLAILPTVVCVVIMMVNGNVGTGVAVAGAFSLVRFRSVPGTAKEIGVLFLAMGTGLITGMGYLGYAFLFAIILSGISVLYSYFDFGVRENGNLYKTLRITIPEDLDYSGVFEELLQSYASSWELVQVKTTNMGSLFRLTYNLTLNNANSEKELIDKLRCRNGNLEISVSKQETTVSEL from the coding sequence ATGCTTGATTCTTTATTTAAAGGTATTTTTGATACGGATATGACCAGAGTAATTTCTGTATCTGATTTTCTACTTTGCATCGGTTGCTCTCTGGTAATTGGCTTGATATTAGCTGCTATGTATATGTACCGTACGCGGTATACGAAAAGTTTTGTAATCACATTGGCCATTCTTCCTACTGTTGTCTGTGTAGTCATCATGATGGTGAATGGGAATGTGGGCACTGGCGTGGCTGTTGCTGGTGCATTTAGTTTGGTGCGATTTCGATCAGTTCCAGGAACTGCAAAAGAGATTGGAGTACTTTTCCTTGCTATGGGTACCGGTTTGATTACTGGTATGGGGTATCTAGGATATGCGTTCTTATTTGCAATCATACTCAGTGGAATTAGCGTACTTTATAGTTATTTTGATTTTGGCGTTAGGGAAAATGGAAACTTATATAAGACCTTACGCATCACTATTCCAGAGGATCTAGATTATAGTGGAGTGTTTGAGGAACTGCTACAATCCTATGCTTCCTCATGGGAACTTGTACAAGTAAAAACTACAAACATGGGGAGTCTTTTTCGACTAACCTATAATTTGACTCTAAACAATGCAAATTCGGAAAAAGAACTAATTGATAAACTCCGTTGTAGGAATGGTAACCTAGAAATTTCTGTTTCTAAACAAGAAACTACAGTATCTGAATTGTAA